Proteins encoded together in one Undibacterium sp. CCC3.4 window:
- the argF gene encoding ornithine carbamoyltransferase — protein MAIKHFLQFSDFTLTEFDYVMQRARIIKQRFKAYQPYHPLLDRTLVMVFEKNSTRTRLSFEAGMHQLGGAAIYLNTRDSQLGRGEPVEDAGQVMSRMCDIIMIRTFEQEMIERFAANSRVPVINGLTNQHHPCQVLADVFTYIEHRGSIAGKKVAWIGDANNMLYSWLQAARIFGFHLHVSTPKGYDMDMSLVGPETAHYTLFDQPSDACAGVDLVNTDVWTSMGYEAENQARLQAFDGWIVDEAKMARAHPDALFMHCLPAHRGEEVSAGVIDGPQSVVWDEAENRLHVQKALLEYLVVGEIS, from the coding sequence ATGGCTATCAAACACTTCCTGCAATTCTCCGATTTCACGCTCACTGAGTTCGACTATGTGATGCAGCGTGCGCGTATCATTAAACAACGCTTTAAGGCGTATCAACCTTACCATCCGCTGCTCGACCGAACGTTGGTCATGGTGTTTGAAAAAAATTCCACGCGTACGCGCCTCTCATTCGAAGCCGGTATGCACCAGCTCGGCGGTGCCGCCATCTATCTCAATACCCGCGACAGTCAACTCGGCCGCGGCGAACCGGTGGAAGATGCCGGTCAAGTGATGTCACGCATGTGCGACATCATCATGATCCGCACCTTTGAGCAAGAAATGATAGAACGTTTCGCCGCCAATTCACGCGTACCGGTGATCAATGGGCTGACCAATCAGCACCATCCATGTCAAGTGCTGGCCGATGTCTTTACCTACATCGAACATCGCGGCTCGATTGCCGGCAAAAAAGTGGCATGGATAGGCGACGCCAACAATATGCTTTATTCGTGGTTGCAAGCGGCGCGCATTTTCGGCTTCCATCTGCATGTCTCTACCCCCAAGGGTTACGACATGGACATGAGCTTGGTCGGCCCGGAAACTGCTCACTACACGCTGTTCGATCAACCATCCGATGCCTGTGCCGGCGTTGACCTGGTCAACACCGACGTCTGGACCAGCATGGGCTATGAGGCGGAAAATCAAGCGCGCTTACAAGCCTTCGATGGCTGGATCGTCGATGAAGCGAAAATGGCACGTGCCCATCCCGATGCCTTGTTCATGCACTGTCTGCCAGCCCATCGCGGCGAAGAAGTCTCGGCCGGCGTGATCGACGGCCCGCAATCGGTAGTCTGGGACGAAGCGGAAAACCGCCTGCATGTGCAAAAAGCCCTGCTCGAATATCTGGTGGTCGGCGAAATTAGCTGA